One stretch of Roseimicrobium sp. ORNL1 DNA includes these proteins:
- a CDS encoding acetylxylan esterase: MRIRLLVLAAALLGLPLSGLHAQFDTEQGNPQLDALRGTFKTEVGRLEGQLAREIKTKEDWLAKKDEYRRQLAEMLGLDPMPPRTDLKATKTGEFEHEGVIVENLHFQSMPGLYVTANLYRPKQAEKPLPTVLYVCGHSSKMKDGISYGNKTGYEHHGVWYAKHGFVCLIIDTVQLGEIRGEHHGTYSKGRWWWMSRGYTPAGVEAWAGIRALDYLETRPEVDKTRFGVTGRSGGGAYSWWIAALDERIKAAAPTAGITTLRNHVVDGCVEGHCDCMFMVNTYQWDYEKVAALVAPRPLCIVNTDKDRIFPVEGVFNIYQSVRRIYKLLDAEKNIGLQFAEGPHMDTQPLNVGEFHWMMRFLQGAELMSTIDAPAVKGIPMEKLRVFTELPKDERNTKIDESFVPKAAEAKVPEYPQDWTGTRDAWMKALKEKCFAGQAGSGGEIAKSVLPAKQDSLAADGISMERFQIAVPDGIPLDLYVLRRADLKPQDLELVVLNVLDEKGWQDFANTFARAFPAQFTKDIAVEADAKGLDQEKKMFQNFKWGMAYVCPRGIGPSAWDKPVKAGDAKAKAAAEKASGQRLRRFYLLGQTLDGQQMWDIRHAIRGLRAVDGLDKTKLWVQASRMQAGNAVYASLYEDGITRLDLHEVPHSHVEGPIYLNVLKYLDLPQAVAMASERTRVIVYDDDKEAWAYPQQVSDKLEWGKEKKAGFSRRDVPKMAAE, encoded by the coding sequence ATGCGCATCCGTCTACTCGTGCTTGCTGCGGCTCTGTTGGGCCTGCCTCTCTCCGGGCTTCACGCCCAGTTTGACACCGAGCAGGGGAATCCCCAGCTCGATGCCTTGCGTGGCACCTTCAAAACAGAAGTCGGCCGCCTGGAGGGGCAGCTCGCTCGCGAGATCAAAACCAAAGAGGATTGGCTCGCGAAGAAGGACGAGTACCGGCGGCAGCTCGCCGAAATGCTCGGGCTTGACCCCATGCCGCCGCGAACGGATTTGAAAGCCACCAAGACGGGAGAGTTCGAGCACGAGGGCGTCATTGTGGAAAATCTCCACTTTCAGTCCATGCCCGGCCTTTACGTCACGGCGAATCTCTACCGTCCGAAGCAGGCGGAGAAGCCCCTGCCCACCGTGCTCTACGTCTGCGGCCACTCCAGCAAGATGAAGGATGGTATCAGCTACGGAAACAAAACCGGGTATGAACACCACGGTGTGTGGTATGCGAAACACGGCTTCGTGTGTTTGATCATCGACACCGTGCAACTCGGAGAAATCCGCGGCGAGCATCACGGCACCTACAGCAAGGGACGCTGGTGGTGGATGTCCCGCGGGTATACTCCTGCAGGCGTCGAAGCTTGGGCAGGCATCCGCGCGCTGGATTATCTGGAAACGCGTCCCGAAGTGGACAAGACACGCTTCGGCGTCACGGGCCGCAGCGGAGGTGGCGCCTACTCGTGGTGGATTGCCGCATTGGATGAGCGCATCAAGGCCGCCGCGCCGACTGCGGGCATCACCACCCTGCGCAATCACGTGGTGGATGGCTGCGTGGAGGGCCACTGCGACTGCATGTTCATGGTGAATACTTACCAGTGGGACTATGAAAAAGTCGCCGCGCTCGTCGCGCCCCGCCCACTGTGCATTGTGAACACGGATAAGGATCGCATCTTCCCCGTCGAGGGTGTGTTCAACATTTATCAAAGCGTGCGCCGCATCTACAAGCTGCTTGATGCGGAGAAGAACATCGGTCTGCAGTTCGCGGAAGGACCGCACATGGACACCCAGCCGCTCAACGTGGGCGAGTTTCACTGGATGATGCGGTTCCTGCAGGGCGCCGAACTGATGAGCACCATCGATGCTCCTGCCGTGAAGGGCATCCCCATGGAGAAGCTGCGGGTCTTCACGGAGTTGCCCAAGGATGAACGCAACACGAAGATTGATGAGAGCTTCGTTCCCAAGGCTGCTGAAGCAAAAGTGCCTGAATATCCCCAGGACTGGACCGGTACGAGAGATGCCTGGATGAAGGCGCTGAAGGAGAAGTGCTTCGCAGGACAGGCGGGCTCTGGCGGTGAGATCGCCAAGTCAGTACTCCCGGCAAAACAGGACTCGCTCGCTGCGGATGGCATTTCAATGGAGCGTTTTCAGATCGCCGTGCCAGATGGCATCCCGCTGGATCTCTATGTGCTGCGCCGTGCAGACCTGAAACCGCAGGACCTTGAACTCGTGGTGCTCAATGTGCTGGATGAAAAAGGCTGGCAGGATTTTGCCAATACCTTTGCCAGGGCATTTCCTGCGCAGTTCACGAAGGACATCGCCGTGGAGGCGGATGCCAAGGGACTCGATCAGGAGAAGAAGATGTTTCAGAACTTCAAGTGGGGCATGGCATATGTGTGTCCGCGCGGTATCGGGCCCAGCGCGTGGGACAAGCCGGTGAAAGCCGGCGATGCCAAGGCCAAAGCGGCGGCAGAGAAGGCCAGCGGCCAGCGCCTGCGCCGCTTCTACCTTCTTGGTCAGACACTCGACGGTCAGCAGATGTGGGACATCCGCCATGCCATCCGGGGGCTGCGCGCGGTAGATGGACTCGATAAAACCAAACTGTGGGTTCAGGCCAGCCGCATGCAGGCGGGAAATGCGGTGTACGCCAGCTTGTACGAAGATGGCATTACCCGGCTGGATCTGCATGAGGTCCCGCACTCGCACGTTGAAGGTCCCATCTATCTGAATGTGCTCAAGTACCTTGATCTTCCCCAAGCTGTCGCCATGGCCAGCGAGCGCACTCGCGTCATTGTCTATGATGATGACAAGGAAGCTTGGGCTTATCCCCAGCAGGTGAGTGACAAGCTGGAGTGGGGGAAGGAGAAGAAGGCTGGCTTCTCACGCCGCGACGTGCCCAAGATGGCAGCGGAGTAG
- a CDS encoding cation:proton antiporter has protein sequence MHLKRTSLFYIITLTVVGAAIVALLKFGASLPVPQGTPVVEKAAAVAAAPAAQGATSAVDMLRENIMTNFQHPLAQLFVQLIVIIFVSRIAGKLFQLMGQPSVVGEMAAGILLGPSLFGLLAPDAFAFVFPASSLGALKLLSQVGVCLFMFAVGMELDMRHVRSKAQTAVVVSHASIVFPYFLGVVLAYFLYSHLAAPGASFMAFALFMGISMSITAFPVLARILQERRMTKSYLGSTAITCAAVDDVSAWSILAFVVAIARSTSLAGAALNLVLVAVFIAIMILVVRKGLPKWIGEKRLADEEPSSGVLATVVCVVVTAALCTEVIGIHALFGSFMAGAIMPEVHNFRHKIALRVEKFSTVLLLPLFFAFTGLRTQIGLLNDLSGWLVCALIIAVATLGKLGGSAFAARFTGMGWRDSLQLGALMNTRGLMELIALNIGYDLGILSPRIFTMLVIMALVTTMLTGPLLTLFGKKQQAPDGASLRTTS, from the coding sequence GTGCACCTGAAGCGTACATCCCTCTTCTACATCATTACGCTCACCGTGGTAGGCGCAGCCATCGTGGCGCTTTTGAAGTTCGGTGCGTCGTTGCCGGTTCCTCAGGGTACGCCTGTGGTTGAGAAAGCGGCGGCTGTGGCTGCAGCACCGGCTGCCCAGGGTGCCACCAGCGCCGTCGACATGTTGCGTGAGAACATCATGACAAACTTCCAGCACCCGCTGGCCCAGTTGTTCGTGCAGCTCATCGTCATCATCTTCGTCTCACGCATTGCGGGGAAGCTCTTCCAACTCATGGGCCAGCCCTCTGTCGTGGGTGAGATGGCGGCAGGGATTTTATTGGGGCCGTCCTTGTTTGGCCTGCTGGCGCCGGATGCGTTTGCGTTTGTTTTTCCGGCTTCATCCCTCGGCGCGCTCAAGTTGCTCAGCCAGGTGGGCGTTTGCTTGTTCATGTTCGCCGTGGGCATGGAGCTGGACATGCGCCATGTGCGGAGCAAGGCGCAGACCGCTGTGGTGGTCAGTCACGCGAGCATTGTCTTCCCGTATTTCCTCGGCGTGGTGCTGGCCTACTTCCTCTACAGCCATTTGGCGGCGCCGGGTGCCAGCTTCATGGCGTTCGCGTTGTTCATGGGGATCTCCATGAGCATCACGGCGTTCCCGGTGCTGGCCCGCATCCTTCAGGAACGGCGAATGACAAAGAGCTACCTTGGCAGCACTGCCATCACCTGTGCTGCGGTGGACGATGTCAGCGCGTGGAGCATTCTTGCCTTCGTGGTGGCGATTGCACGTTCGACCAGCCTTGCCGGTGCCGCACTGAATCTCGTCCTGGTGGCCGTCTTCATCGCCATCATGATTTTGGTAGTGCGCAAAGGGTTGCCGAAGTGGATTGGCGAAAAGCGCCTGGCGGATGAAGAGCCTTCGAGTGGTGTGCTCGCCACCGTCGTGTGTGTGGTGGTCACCGCTGCGCTTTGCACGGAGGTGATCGGCATTCACGCGCTGTTCGGTTCCTTCATGGCGGGCGCTATCATGCCGGAAGTGCACAACTTCAGACACAAGATCGCTCTGCGCGTGGAGAAGTTCAGCACGGTGCTCCTGCTGCCGCTGTTCTTCGCCTTCACCGGCCTGCGCACCCAGATCGGACTGCTCAATGATCTGAGTGGATGGCTGGTCTGCGCGCTCATCATTGCCGTCGCCACGCTGGGCAAGCTCGGTGGCAGTGCCTTTGCCGCCCGTTTCACCGGCATGGGTTGGCGGGATTCGCTCCAGCTCGGCGCGCTCATGAATACGCGCGGTCTCATGGAACTCATCGCGCTGAACATCGGGTATGACCTCGGCATTCTGTCGCCACGCATCTTCACCATGCTCGTCATCATGGCGCTCGTCACCACCATGCTCACCGGCCCGCTGCTCACGCTGTTTGGCAAGAAGCAGCAGGCGCCGGACGGCGCTTCTCTCAGGACCACCTCTTAA